In Ancalomicrobiaceae bacterium S20, the following proteins share a genomic window:
- a CDS encoding ABC transporter permease: MDALTPATATPEAPPQTTLANPAGTAVPVTRKRRLSPLNERRWRNFKANKRGYWSLWVFLTLFILSLFSELICNDRPILISYKGELLSPILKDYPEAKFGGFLPQTQYRDPVIQDEIAANGWMLWPPIRYSYNTPNNEIPDPAPAKPSWMYDKAKRCERYTKGVDDPNCTIGNWNWLGTDDQARDVVARLIYGFRISVLFGLVLTIVSSFVGVAAGAVQGFFGGWTDLLFQRFIEIWSSLPHLYLLLIISSMFVPSFWILLGILLLFSWVSLVGVVRAEFLRARNFEYVRAARALGVGNFTIMIRHLLPNAMVATLTFMPFILNGSITTLTSLDFLGFGLPPGSPSLGELLAQGKNNLQAPWLGLTGFFLISLMLSLLIFVGEAVRDAFDPRKTFG, translated from the coding sequence ATGGACGCACTGACGCCCGCCACCGCCACGCCCGAGGCGCCCCCCCAGACCACGCTGGCGAACCCGGCCGGCACCGCCGTGCCGGTGACGCGGAAGCGCCGACTATCGCCGCTCAACGAGCGGCGCTGGCGCAACTTCAAGGCCAATAAGCGGGGCTACTGGTCGCTCTGGGTGTTCCTCACCCTGTTCATCCTGTCGCTGTTCTCCGAACTGATCTGCAACGATCGGCCGATCCTGATCTCCTACAAGGGCGAGTTGCTTTCGCCGATCCTGAAGGACTATCCGGAAGCGAAATTCGGCGGCTTCCTGCCGCAAACCCAGTATCGCGACCCGGTGATCCAGGACGAGATCGCGGCGAACGGCTGGATGCTGTGGCCGCCGATCCGGTACTCCTACAACACGCCCAACAATGAGATCCCGGATCCGGCACCTGCCAAGCCTTCATGGATGTACGACAAGGCCAAGCGCTGCGAGCGCTATACGAAGGGCGTCGACGATCCGAACTGCACGATCGGCAACTGGAACTGGCTCGGCACCGACGATCAGGCCCGCGACGTGGTCGCGCGGCTGATCTACGGCTTCCGGATCTCGGTGCTGTTCGGCCTCGTCCTGACGATCGTGTCGTCGTTCGTCGGCGTTGCTGCCGGCGCGGTGCAGGGCTTCTTCGGTGGCTGGACCGATCTGCTGTTCCAGCGCTTCATCGAGATCTGGAGTTCGCTGCCCCACTTGTACCTGCTCCTGATCATCTCCTCGATGTTCGTGCCGAGTTTCTGGATCCTGCTCGGCATCCTGCTGCTGTTCTCCTGGGTCAGTCTCGTGGGCGTGGTGCGCGCGGAGTTCCTGCGTGCGCGGAACTTCGAATATGTGCGCGCCGCCCGCGCGCTCGGCGTCGGCAACTTCACCATCATGATCCGGCACCTGCTGCCGAATGCGATGGTCGCGACGCTGACCTTCATGCCGTTCATCCTGAACGGGTCGATCACGACGCTGACCTCGCTCGACTTCCTCGGCTTCGGCCTGCCGCCCGGCTCGCCGTCGCTCGGCGAGCTGCTGGCGCAGGGCAAGAACAACCTGCAGGCCCCCTGGCTCGGCCTGACCGGCTTCTTCCTGATCTCGCTGATGCTGTCGCTCTTGATCTTCGTCGGCGAGGCCGTCCGCGACGCCTTCGACCCGCGCAAGACCTTCGGGTGA
- a CDS encoding FadR/GntR family transcriptional regulator produces MTASSYGAGRGPASRLAPPHALSSQARVARALGIEILTGTLKPGDIVPNETELMTRFGISRTVLREVMKTLAAKGMVQPKTRVGTRVLDPEHWTMFDADVIAWRIELGMDAGFLKSLFEVRLALEPAAAALAAERRTDADVTFLEDCVSDMRRPGHSRESYALIDNAFHLAVASASGNPFMRSMGAVIEAALTASFTLHSPVDDPERQRATADAHERIVDAIREHDPRGAEAAMLAVITEGMNRRALDPRAKQTTPDPTGATRSRPNHQ; encoded by the coding sequence ATGACCGCGAGCAGCTACGGCGCCGGCCGCGGCCCGGCGAGCCGCCTCGCCCCGCCGCATGCGCTGTCGAGCCAGGCGCGGGTCGCCCGCGCGCTCGGCATCGAGATCCTGACCGGCACGCTGAAGCCCGGCGACATCGTGCCGAACGAGACCGAACTCATGACGCGCTTCGGCATTTCGCGCACGGTGCTGCGCGAAGTGATGAAGACGCTCGCCGCCAAGGGCATGGTGCAGCCGAAGACCCGGGTCGGCACCCGTGTGCTCGATCCCGAGCATTGGACCATGTTCGATGCGGACGTCATCGCCTGGCGCATCGAACTCGGCATGGATGCCGGGTTCCTGAAAAGCCTGTTCGAGGTACGGCTGGCACTGGAGCCGGCCGCGGCCGCGCTGGCCGCCGAACGCCGCACCGATGCGGACGTGACCTTTCTGGAAGACTGCGTCTCGGACATGCGCCGGCCCGGCCATTCGCGCGAGAGCTATGCGCTGATCGACAACGCCTTCCATCTGGCGGTGGCCTCGGCCTCCGGCAATCCGTTCATGCGCTCGATGGGCGCGGTGATCGAGGCGGCGCTGACCGCCTCGTTCACGCTTCACTCGCCCGTCGACGATCCCGAGCGGCAGCGCGCCACCGCCGATGCGCACGAGCGCATCGTCGATGCGATCCGCGAACACGATCCGCGCGGCGCGGAGGCGGCGATGCTCGCCGTCATCACCGAGGGCATGAACCGGCGCGCGCTCGACCCGCGGGCCAAGCAGACGACTCCCGACCCGACCGGCGCGACCCGAAGCCGGCCGAACCATCAATGA
- a CDS encoding microcin C ABC transporter permease YejB, which produces MAAYIFRRILLMIPTLIGIMAISFVIVQFAPGGPVERVIAQLTGTDVGATARISGGGGDFAGVQGAGAQGADAGSSKYRGAQGLDPEFIKKLEKQFGFDKPPLERFFIMLKNYATFDFGESYFRSISVLQLIKEKMPVSISLGLWMTLLSYGISIPLGISKAIRDGSRFDVWTSAVIVVGYAIPGFLFAILLVVLFAGGSYFNWFPLRGLWSEQYNGMPWYHWITDPRAMADYFWHLVLPLIAMAISAFATSTLLTKNSFLDEIRKQYVTTARMKGLNDRQVLYGHVFRNAMLLVIAGFPGAFIGAFFGGSLLIETIFSLDGLGLLGFESVVNRDYPVVFATLYIFSLIGLVVNLISDLTYTWIDPRIDFESREV; this is translated from the coding sequence ATGGCAGCCTATATCTTCCGCCGCATCCTCCTGATGATCCCGACGCTGATCGGCATCATGGCGATCAGCTTCGTCATCGTGCAGTTCGCGCCCGGCGGGCCGGTCGAGCGCGTGATCGCGCAGCTGACCGGCACCGACGTCGGCGCCACGGCGCGCATCTCGGGCGGCGGCGGCGACTTCGCCGGCGTCCAGGGCGCCGGCGCACAAGGCGCGGACGCCGGGAGTTCGAAGTATCGCGGCGCGCAGGGACTCGATCCGGAGTTCATCAAGAAGCTCGAGAAGCAGTTCGGCTTCGACAAGCCGCCGCTCGAGCGCTTCTTCATCATGTTGAAGAACTACGCTACGTTCGATTTCGGCGAGAGCTACTTCCGCTCGATCTCGGTATTGCAGCTGATCAAGGAGAAGATGCCGGTCTCGATCTCGCTCGGGCTCTGGATGACGCTGCTCTCCTACGGCATCTCGATCCCGCTCGGCATTTCGAAGGCGATCCGCGACGGCTCGCGCTTCGACGTCTGGACCAGCGCCGTGATCGTCGTCGGCTACGCGATTCCGGGTTTCCTGTTCGCGATCCTGCTGGTCGTGCTGTTCGCCGGCGGCTCCTACTTCAACTGGTTCCCGCTGCGCGGCCTGTGGTCCGAGCAGTACAACGGCATGCCCTGGTATCACTGGATCACCGATCCGCGCGCGATGGCCGACTATTTCTGGCACCTCGTGCTGCCGCTGATCGCCATGGCGATCAGCGCCTTCGCCACCTCTACGCTGCTGACCAAGAACTCGTTCCTCGACGAGATCCGCAAGCAATACGTCACCACGGCGCGCATGAAGGGGCTCAACGACCGGCAGGTGCTCTACGGCCACGTGTTCCGCAATGCCATGCTGCTGGTGATCGCCGGTTTCCCGGGCGCCTTCATCGGCGCGTTCTTCGGCGGTTCGCTGCTGATCGAGACGATCTTCTCGCTCGACGGGCTCGGCCTGCTCGGCTTCGAGTCGGTCGTCAACCGTGACTACCCCGTCGTATTCGCCACTCTCTATATCTTCTCGCTGATCGGCCTCGTCGTGAACCTGATCTCCGACCTCACCTACACCTGGATCGATCCGCGGATCGACTTCGAGAGCCGGGAGGTCTGA
- a CDS encoding type II toxin-antitoxin system VapC family toxin, producing MRRPRIYADTNVFVAAMEAADRVRDLAREVVALRDAGQIDVVTSELTLSELLVHPIKVGDIVLIDAYEQQIASLGPDHAVPVTIEILRDAAALRARSGGLKLPDAVHVATALRAGCDAVLSEDCRLGRYHGIPVLGLEADSLAAFFIGYR from the coding sequence ATGCGGAGGCCGCGGATCTACGCCGACACCAACGTCTTCGTGGCGGCGATGGAAGCTGCGGACCGGGTGCGCGATCTCGCCCGGGAGGTCGTCGCTCTCCGGGACGCGGGACAGATCGACGTGGTCACCAGCGAATTGACGCTCTCCGAACTTCTGGTCCACCCGATCAAGGTCGGCGACATCGTGCTGATCGACGCATATGAACAGCAGATCGCGAGCCTGGGGCCGGACCACGCGGTCCCCGTCACGATCGAGATTCTGCGCGACGCGGCCGCTCTGCGTGCACGCTCCGGCGGATTGAAGTTGCCCGATGCCGTCCACGTCGCGACGGCGCTTAGAGCCGGCTGCGACGCGGTCCTGTCCGAAGACTGCCGGCTCGGGCGTTACCACGGGATTCCCGTCCTCGGTCTCGAAGCGGATTCGTTGGCCGCCTTCTTCATCGGATATCGCTGA
- the rbfA gene encoding 30S ribosome-binding factor RbfA, whose protein sequence is MSRFDQGAAGPSQRQLRVGELIRHALSEIFSRHEVNDPDLDGLIITVPEVRVSPDLRQATVLVMPLGGRETKRAMAALERNRKWLRGQVARRVNIKFAADIHFRLDTRYEDDDRVNAMLRDPEIRKHVADGSDEA, encoded by the coding sequence ATGTCTCGATTCGATCAGGGGGCCGCAGGGCCCTCGCAGCGCCAGCTCCGCGTCGGCGAGCTGATCCGCCATGCTCTCTCTGAGATCTTCTCCCGCCACGAGGTCAACGATCCCGATCTCGACGGGCTGATCATCACCGTGCCGGAGGTGCGCGTGTCGCCCGACCTGCGTCAGGCGACCGTTCTGGTGATGCCGCTCGGCGGCCGCGAGACCAAGCGGGCCATGGCGGCGCTCGAGCGGAACCGCAAGTGGCTGCGCGGCCAGGTGGCGCGGCGGGTGAACATCAAGTTCGCCGCCGACATCCATTTCCGGCTCGATACCCGCTACGAGGACGACGACCGCGTCAATGCCATGCTGCGCGATCCCGAGATCCGCAAGCATGTCGCGGACGGGTCGGACGAGGCGTGA
- the truB gene encoding tRNA pseudouridine(55) synthase TruB, translating to MARKKRFDDINGWLVLDKPVGVTSTQAVGRLKRLFHANKCGHAGTLDPLASGLLPIAFGEATKTVPFVMDGRKIYRFNVRWGVETDTDDAEGRILAEAPGRPTEADVLAILPEFMGEIMQVPPKYSAIKIDGERAYDLARDGEEVVLEARPIAVHRLDLVGMPDADTAVFDCECGKGTYVRALARDIGRRLGTRGHVVALRRVLVGPFGEAEMVPLAEVEAAFEDGGSDAVREYLSPVEAGLAEIPEVPMHRDAAARLRRGQSVILRGRDAPLDTAAAYATCGGELVALGEVARGEFVPKRVFVLDGESV from the coding sequence GTGGCCCGGAAGAAGCGATTTGACGACATCAACGGCTGGCTGGTGCTGGACAAGCCCGTCGGCGTGACTTCCACGCAGGCGGTCGGCCGGCTCAAGCGGCTGTTCCACGCCAACAAGTGCGGCCATGCCGGCACGCTCGATCCGCTGGCGAGCGGCCTACTGCCGATCGCCTTCGGCGAGGCGACCAAGACCGTGCCCTTCGTCATGGACGGGCGGAAGATCTACCGCTTCAACGTCCGCTGGGGCGTCGAGACCGACACCGACGACGCCGAGGGCCGCATCCTCGCCGAGGCGCCGGGTCGCCCGACCGAAGCCGACGTGCTCGCGATCCTGCCGGAGTTCATGGGCGAGATCATGCAGGTGCCGCCAAAATACTCGGCGATCAAGATCGACGGCGAGCGCGCCTACGACCTCGCCCGCGACGGCGAGGAGGTCGTGCTCGAGGCCCGGCCGATCGCGGTGCACCGGCTCGACCTCGTCGGCATGCCCGACGCCGACACGGCCGTGTTCGACTGCGAATGCGGCAAGGGCACCTATGTGCGGGCGCTCGCCCGCGACATCGGTCGCCGTCTCGGCACGCGCGGCCATGTCGTCGCGCTCCGGCGCGTGCTGGTCGGCCCCTTCGGCGAGGCGGAGATGGTGCCGCTCGCCGAGGTCGAGGCCGCGTTCGAGGATGGCGGCAGCGACGCGGTGCGCGAGTACCTCTCGCCGGTGGAAGCCGGTCTTGCCGAGATCCCGGAAGTGCCGATGCACCGCGACGCCGCCGCGCGCCTGCGCCGCGGCCAGTCGGTGATCCTGCGCGGCCGCGACGCGCCGCTCGACACGGCTGCGGCCTATGCGACCTGCGGCGGCGAACTGGTCGCGCTCGGCGAGGTCGCCCGCGGCGAATTCGTGCCGAAGCGCGTCTTCGTGCTCGACGGCGAGAGCGTCTGA
- a CDS encoding IlvD/Edd family dehydratase produces MADGHGNGIPGEKRLRSRAWFDNPANPDMTALYLERYLNYGLTREELQSGKPIIGIAQTGSDLSPCNRHHLVLAERLREGIREAGGIAIEFPVHPIQETGKRPTASLDRNLAYLGLVEVLYGYPLDGVVLTIGCDKTTPACLMAAATVNIPAIALSVGPMLNGWYKGQRTGSGTIVWKAREMMAAGEIDYAGFVDLVASSAPSTGYCNTMGTATTMNSLAEALGMQLPGSAAIPAPYRERQQIAYLTGKRIVEMVAEDLKPSDILTKDAFINAIRVNSAIGGSTNAPIHLAALARHIGVPLDIREWQEYGHDIPLLVNLQPAGEYLGEDYHHAGGVPAVVAQLMKQGLIRENALTVNGKTMGDNCRGATIEDENVIRPFERPLKEKAGFLVLSGNLFDNAIMKTSVISQEFRDRYLSNPNDPEAFEGKAIVFDGPEDYHHRIDDESLGIDEYTLLFMRGTGAIGYPGGAEVVNMRPPAYLIKRGILSLPCIGDGRQSGTSGSPSILNASPEAAAGGGLALLKSGDRVRIDLRKGTADILISDEELEARRAALGADGGYHFPGSQTPWQEIQRGIVDQLGNGMVLKPAVKYQRVAETYGVPRDNH; encoded by the coding sequence ATGGCCGACGGTCACGGCAACGGTATCCCGGGCGAGAAGCGCCTGCGCTCGCGCGCCTGGTTCGACAATCCGGCGAACCCGGACATGACCGCGCTCTACCTGGAGCGCTATCTGAACTACGGTTTGACGCGCGAGGAGCTGCAATCGGGCAAACCGATCATCGGCATCGCCCAGACCGGCTCGGACCTGTCGCCCTGCAACCGGCACCATCTCGTGCTCGCCGAGCGGCTGCGCGAGGGCATCCGCGAAGCCGGCGGCATCGCGATCGAGTTCCCGGTGCATCCGATCCAGGAGACCGGCAAGCGGCCGACCGCGTCGCTCGACCGCAACCTCGCCTATCTCGGCCTCGTCGAGGTGCTCTACGGCTACCCGCTCGACGGCGTCGTGCTCACGATCGGCTGCGACAAGACCACGCCGGCCTGCCTGATGGCGGCCGCGACCGTCAACATCCCGGCGATCGCGCTGTCGGTCGGGCCGATGCTGAACGGCTGGTACAAGGGCCAGCGCACCGGCTCGGGCACGATCGTCTGGAAGGCGCGCGAGATGATGGCCGCCGGCGAGATCGACTACGCCGGCTTCGTCGATCTGGTCGCCTCCTCGGCGCCGTCGACCGGCTATTGCAACACGATGGGCACCGCGACGACGATGAACTCGCTCGCCGAGGCGCTCGGCATGCAGCTGCCGGGTTCGGCAGCGATCCCGGCCCCCTATCGCGAGCGCCAGCAGATCGCCTATCTGACCGGCAAGCGCATCGTCGAGATGGTCGCCGAGGATCTGAAGCCCTCGGACATCCTGACCAAGGACGCCTTCATCAACGCGATCCGCGTCAACTCGGCGATCGGCGGCTCGACCAACGCGCCGATCCATCTCGCCGCGCTCGCCCGCCACATCGGCGTGCCGCTCGATATCCGCGAGTGGCAGGAGTACGGTCACGACATTCCGCTGCTCGTGAACCTGCAGCCGGCCGGCGAGTATCTCGGCGAGGACTACCATCACGCCGGCGGCGTGCCGGCGGTGGTCGCCCAGCTCATGAAGCAGGGGCTGATCCGCGAGAACGCGCTGACCGTCAACGGCAAGACCATGGGCGACAACTGCCGCGGCGCCACGATCGAGGACGAGAACGTCATCCGTCCGTTCGAGCGGCCGCTCAAGGAGAAGGCCGGCTTCCTCGTCCTGTCGGGCAACCTGTTCGACAACGCGATCATGAAGACCAGCGTGATCTCGCAGGAGTTCCGCGACCGCTACCTGTCGAACCCGAACGATCCGGAGGCCTTCGAGGGCAAGGCGATCGTGTTCGACGGGCCGGAGGACTATCACCACCGCATCGATGACGAGAGCCTCGGCATCGACGAATACACGCTGCTGTTCATGCGCGGCACCGGTGCCATCGGCTATCCGGGCGGCGCGGAGGTCGTGAACATGCGGCCGCCGGCCTACCTGATCAAGCGCGGCATCCTCTCGCTGCCGTGCATCGGCGACGGCCGCCAGTCGGGCACCTCCGGATCGCCGTCGATCCTCAACGCCTCGCCGGAAGCCGCGGCGGGTGGCGGTCTCGCGCTCCTGAAGAGCGGCGATCGCGTGCGCATCGACCTCCGGAAGGGCACGGCCGACATCCTGATCTCCGACGAGGAGCTGGAAGCCCGCCGCGCCGCGCTCGGCGCCGACGGCGGCTATCACTTCCCCGGCTCGCAGACGCCGTGGCAGGAGATCCAGCGCGGCATCGTCGACCAGCTCGGCAACGGCATGGTGCTGAAGCCGGCGGTCAAGTATCAGCGCGTCGCCGAAACCTACGGCGTGCCGCGCGACAACCACTGA
- a CDS encoding ABC transporter ATP-binding protein produces MADMTSPLLSVRNLSVAFRQDGREFRAVDGVSFDIAKGETVALVGESGSGKSVTAMSIPRLLPYPAASHPTGEILFKGRDLLQASDAELRAVRGNDITMVFQEPMTSLNPLHTVERQVAEILRLHKGLGERAARDRVLELLSAVGISDPASRLASYPHQLSGGQRQRVMIAMALANEPDLLIADEPTTALDVTVQAQILKLLEEIQARMGLAILFITHDLGIVGRIADRVSVMTKGKIVETGPTTEIFRSPQHAYTRHLLAAEPKGEPPASDPAAPVVAETDNLKVWFPIKRGLFRKTVGHVKAVDGVTVRVREGQTVGVVGESGSGKTTLGLAMLRLIASEGRIVVMGRDVQGLKSAETRPMRRNMQVVFQDPFGSLSPRLSIEDIIAEGLAVHMPKLGEAERTARVVAALQEVGLDPETRHRYPHEFSGGQRQRISIARAMVLEPKFVMLDEPTSALDMSVQAQVVDLLRDLQRKHGLAYLFISHDLKVVRALANDVIVMKDGKVVEQGPAATVFDAPTSDYTRALMAAAFRMEAVDAPDVVRQ; encoded by the coding sequence ATCGCTGACATGACATCGCCCCTCCTCTCCGTCCGCAATCTCTCGGTCGCCTTCCGGCAGGACGGGCGCGAGTTCCGGGCGGTCGACGGCGTCTCCTTCGACATCGCCAAGGGCGAGACCGTCGCGCTCGTCGGCGAGTCCGGTTCGGGCAAGTCGGTGACCGCCATGTCGATCCCGCGGCTCCTGCCCTATCCGGCCGCCTCGCATCCGACCGGCGAGATCCTGTTCAAGGGTCGCGATCTGCTGCAGGCCTCCGACGCCGAACTGCGCGCGGTGCGCGGCAACGACATCACCATGGTGTTCCAGGAGCCGATGACGTCGCTGAACCCGCTCCACACCGTGGAGCGGCAGGTGGCCGAGATCCTGCGCCTGCACAAGGGGCTCGGCGAACGCGCCGCCCGCGACCGGGTGCTGGAGCTGCTCTCGGCGGTCGGTATCTCCGATCCGGCGAGCCGGCTCGCCTCCTATCCGCACCAGCTCTCCGGCGGCCAGCGCCAGCGCGTCATGATCGCCATGGCGCTCGCCAACGAGCCGGACCTGCTGATCGCCGACGAGCCGACCACGGCGCTCGACGTCACGGTGCAGGCACAGATCCTGAAGCTGCTCGAGGAGATCCAGGCCCGCATGGGGCTCGCGATCCTGTTCATCACCCATGACCTCGGCATCGTCGGCCGCATCGCCGACCGGGTCTCGGTGATGACCAAGGGCAAGATCGTCGAGACCGGTCCGACGACCGAGATCTTCCGCAGCCCCCAGCACGCCTACACCCGGCATCTGCTGGCGGCCGAGCCGAAGGGCGAGCCGCCGGCGAGCGATCCGGCCGCGCCGGTGGTCGCGGAGACCGACAACCTCAAGGTCTGGTTCCCGATCAAGCGCGGCCTGTTCCGCAAGACGGTCGGGCACGTCAAGGCGGTCGACGGCGTGACGGTGCGGGTCCGCGAGGGCCAGACCGTCGGCGTCGTCGGCGAGTCCGGCTCGGGCAAGACCACGCTCGGCCTCGCCATGCTCCGGCTGATCGCGTCCGAAGGACGGATCGTGGTGATGGGCCGCGACGTACAAGGTCTGAAGTCGGCCGAGACGCGGCCGATGCGGCGCAACATGCAGGTGGTGTTCCAGGATCCGTTCGGATCGCTGAGCCCGCGCCTGTCGATCGAGGACATCATCGCCGAGGGCCTCGCGGTGCACATGCCGAAGCTCGGCGAGGCCGAGCGCACCGCGCGGGTCGTCGCGGCCTTGCAGGAGGTCGGCCTCGACCCCGAAACGCGGCATCGCTACCCGCACGAATTCTCCGGCGGCCAGCGCCAGCGCATCTCGATCGCGCGCGCCATGGTGCTGGAGCCGAAGTTCGTCATGCTCGACGAGCCGACCTCGGCCCTCGACATGTCGGTGCAGGCGCAGGTGGTCGACCTGCTGCGCGATCTCCAGCGCAAACACGGCCTCGCCTATCTGTTCATCTCGCACGACCTCAAGGTCGTGCGCGCGCTCGCCAACGACGTCATCGTCATGAAGGACGGCAAGGTCGTCGAGCAGGGACCGGCCGCGACCGTGTTCGACGCGCCGACCTCGGACTATACGCGCGCCCTGATGGCGGCGGCTTTCCGGATGGAGGCCGTCGACGCCCCGGACGTGGTGCGGCAGTAG